From a region of the Rhodococcus sp. 4CII genome:
- the mce gene encoding methylmalonyl-CoA epimerase produces MTQSSPTQTTSPLSSDLVTAIDHVGIAVPDLDAAIAWYSEHLGMVSTHEEVNEEQGVREAMLSVVGSPAGSTALQLLAPLNENSTIAKFIDRSGPGLQQLAYRVTDIDAISAQLRERGVRLLYDAPRRGTADSRINFVHPKDAGGVLVELVEPAASH; encoded by the coding sequence ATGACACAGTCCTCCCCCACTCAGACCACGTCCCCACTGTCCTCGGACCTGGTGACCGCCATCGACCACGTCGGCATCGCCGTTCCCGACCTCGACGCCGCCATCGCGTGGTACTCCGAACACCTCGGCATGGTGTCGACGCACGAAGAGGTGAACGAAGAGCAGGGCGTGCGCGAAGCGATGCTGAGCGTCGTCGGCTCTCCCGCCGGCAGCACCGCGCTGCAACTGCTCGCACCGTTGAACGAGAACTCGACGATCGCCAAGTTCATCGACCGCAGCGGTCCCGGCCTGCAGCAGCTCGCGTACCGCGTCACGGACATCGACGCCATTTCGGCTCAGCTGCGCGAGCGCGGCGTCCGGCTGCTCTACGACGCTCCCCGCCGGGGAACCGCAGATTCGCGCATCAACTTCGTGCACCCGAAGGACGCGGGCGGCGTTCTCGTCGAACTGGTGGAGCCCGCGGCGAGCCACTAG
- a CDS encoding acetyl-CoA C-acetyltransferase, protein MTSSVIVAGARTPMGRLLGSLKEVSGSDLGGVAIRGALEKAGVAPEQVEYVIMGQVLTAGAGQIPARQAAVAAGIGMDVPALTINKVCLSGIDAIALADQLIRAGEFEVVVAGGQESMSRAPHLLEKSREGFKYGDVTMRDHMAFDGLYDIFTDQAMGSLTEAKNAEDGQRISREEQDAFAAASHQRAARAWKDGVFDDEVVPVPVPQRRGEPVLVGSDEGVRGDTTAESLAKLRPAFSKDGTVTAGSASQISDGAAAVVVMSKAKAEELGLSWIAEIGAHGVVAGPDSTLQSQPARAIAKACAKEGIDPKDLDLVEINEAFAAVGIASTRELGLDPEIVNVNGGAIAMGHPLGMSGARIALHLALELRRRGGGVGAAALCGGGGQGDALIVRVPRA, encoded by the coding sequence GTGACCAGTTCTGTGATCGTCGCCGGAGCCCGGACCCCGATGGGCCGATTGCTGGGTTCGTTGAAGGAGGTGTCGGGTTCGGATCTCGGCGGGGTCGCGATTCGTGGCGCGCTGGAGAAGGCGGGCGTCGCTCCCGAGCAGGTCGAGTACGTGATCATGGGCCAGGTGCTCACGGCCGGTGCGGGTCAGATCCCGGCCCGGCAGGCGGCGGTGGCCGCCGGCATCGGCATGGACGTGCCCGCGCTGACGATCAACAAGGTGTGCTTGTCCGGGATCGACGCGATCGCTCTGGCGGATCAGCTCATCCGGGCCGGCGAATTCGAGGTCGTGGTCGCCGGGGGGCAGGAGTCGATGTCCCGCGCCCCGCACCTGCTGGAGAAGTCGCGGGAGGGATTCAAGTACGGCGACGTCACGATGCGCGACCACATGGCCTTCGACGGGTTGTACGACATCTTCACCGATCAGGCGATGGGGAGTCTGACGGAGGCGAAGAACGCCGAGGACGGGCAGCGGATCAGCCGCGAGGAGCAGGACGCGTTCGCGGCGGCGTCGCATCAGCGGGCGGCGCGGGCCTGGAAGGACGGGGTCTTCGACGACGAGGTGGTACCGGTGCCCGTACCGCAGCGCAGGGGTGAACCCGTGCTGGTCGGCTCCGACGAGGGCGTGCGCGGGGACACGACGGCGGAATCCCTCGCCAAGCTGCGGCCGGCGTTCAGCAAGGACGGCACCGTCACCGCCGGGTCGGCGTCGCAGATCTCGGACGGAGCCGCCGCCGTCGTGGTGATGAGCAAGGCGAAGGCCGAGGAACTCGGGCTGTCGTGGATCGCCGAGATCGGGGCGCACGGGGTGGTGGCGGGTCCGGATTCGACGTTGCAGTCGCAGCCCGCGCGGGCGATCGCGAAGGCGTGCGCCAAGGAGGGGATCGACCCGAAGGACTTGGATCTGGTGGAGATCAACGAGGCGTTCGCGGCGGTGGGGATCGCGTCGACGCGGGAGCTGGGGTTGGATCCGGAGATCGTGAACGTCAACGGCGGGGCGATCGCGATGGGGCATCCGCTGGGGATGTCGGGGGCGCGGATCGCGCTGCACCTGGCGTTGGAATTGCGCCGACGCGGTGGGGGCGTGGGTGCGGCGGCGCTGTGTGGTGGCGGCGGTCAGGGTGACGCCCTCATCGTCCGCGTCCCCCGGGCCTGA
- a CDS encoding DUF3817 domain-containing protein gives MVGMANVFDLSTTAKRFRFVAILEAFTWLGLLIGMAFKYLPADGNEIGVKIFGPIHGGVFVLYLLVSLWTARKLSWNLVTTFWALVASVPPFGTVIFEVWAARTGRMAELSRSTTVKAEPSLV, from the coding sequence ATGGTCGGCATGGCGAACGTCTTCGATCTCAGCACCACGGCCAAGCGCTTCCGATTTGTCGCAATTCTGGAGGCCTTCACGTGGCTCGGCCTCCTCATCGGCATGGCCTTCAAGTACCTGCCTGCCGACGGCAACGAGATCGGCGTGAAGATCTTCGGCCCCATCCACGGTGGCGTCTTCGTCCTGTACCTGCTCGTCTCGCTGTGGACTGCTCGCAAGCTGAGCTGGAACCTGGTCACCACGTTCTGGGCCCTCGTCGCCAGCGTCCCGCCGTTCGGCACCGTCATCTTCGAGGTCTGGGCGGCGCGCACCGGCCGCATGGCGGAACTGTCCCGGTCGACCACGGTGAAGGCCGAACCCTCACTCGTCTGA
- a CDS encoding tetratricopeptide repeat protein, with protein sequence MSGAVDLSALKERAAAPPPPAPAPSGDGAAPAGPGSTGLAPVIDVTEATFEAEVLVRSQQVPVVVDLWATWCEPCKQLSPLLEKLAREAGGTWVLAKVDVDANPRIAQAFGVQSVPTVVAIAGGQPLADFQGAQPEPQLRQWLAAVQQAVAGKLSGPPAGDGDPDEPEPEDPRFAAAEAALDEGDLPAAEAEFQKILDEEPANAEAQGAIRQVRFLARVQSVDPGAVAAADAAPNDIDAQFQAADVELYSQAPDAAFARLIGLVARSAGDDKTRVRTRLLELFELFDPAEPVVMTARRKLAAALY encoded by the coding sequence ATGAGTGGAGCAGTCGATCTCTCCGCACTCAAGGAGCGGGCGGCCGCTCCGCCCCCGCCGGCGCCCGCACCCTCCGGTGACGGTGCCGCCCCGGCCGGCCCCGGCAGCACCGGGCTCGCACCCGTCATCGACGTCACCGAGGCGACGTTCGAGGCCGAGGTGCTCGTCCGGTCCCAGCAGGTTCCGGTCGTCGTAGACCTGTGGGCCACCTGGTGCGAGCCCTGCAAACAACTCTCCCCGCTGCTCGAGAAACTGGCGCGGGAGGCCGGTGGCACCTGGGTGCTGGCCAAGGTCGACGTCGACGCCAACCCGCGCATCGCGCAGGCGTTCGGTGTGCAGTCCGTCCCGACCGTGGTCGCCATCGCCGGCGGGCAACCGCTCGCCGACTTCCAGGGCGCGCAGCCGGAACCGCAACTGCGTCAGTGGCTCGCCGCCGTCCAGCAGGCGGTCGCCGGAAAGCTGTCCGGACCGCCGGCCGGCGACGGCGACCCGGACGAGCCCGAGCCCGAGGATCCACGCTTCGCCGCCGCCGAGGCCGCCCTCGACGAGGGCGACCTGCCGGCCGCCGAGGCCGAGTTCCAGAAGATCCTCGACGAGGAGCCGGCCAACGCCGAGGCGCAGGGCGCGATCCGGCAGGTGCGTTTCCTCGCCCGCGTGCAGTCCGTCGATCCCGGCGCCGTCGCCGCGGCGGACGCCGCCCCGAACGATATCGACGCCCAGTTCCAGGCCGCCGACGTCGAGCTCTACTCCCAGGCCCCCGACGCCGCGTTCGCCCGGCTCATCGGTCTGGTGGCCCGCAGCGCCGGCGACGACAAGACGCGGGTCCGCACCCGCCTGCTGGAACTGTTCGAGCTGTTCGACCCGGCCGAGCCCGTCGTCATGACGGCGCGCCGGAAGCTTGCCGCCGCCCTGTACTGA
- a CDS encoding MFS transporter, giving the protein MRTGQRGGDRADPRRRRTHRPRGEAATRTSGRDPPRCSHCLGRRKLWGIYLGQFCLTSTLWFFLTGFPTYLVGYRGLDYIKSGFLASLPFVAALVGVLFSGVFSDFLLEKGVSLGIARKGPIIVGLLLTVAMIGANFTDSTAMVIVFLSIAFFGNGLASITWSLVSALAPERLLGLTGGMFNFIGNLSSIATPIVIGLLVTDDSFAPGFVYMTVVTAVGIASYVFLVGRVERVRS; this is encoded by the coding sequence CTGCGCACGGGCCAACGAGGCGGAGATCGAGCTGATCCGCGACGGCGGCGGACTCATCGACCTCGTGGAGAAGCAGCAACCCGGACGTCCGGCCGTGACCCGCCCCGATGTAGCCACTGTCTGGGCCGACGCAAGCTGTGGGGGATCTATCTGGGCCAGTTCTGCCTCACGTCGACGCTCTGGTTCTTCCTCACCGGGTTCCCGACCTACCTCGTCGGGTACCGGGGCTTGGATTACATCAAGTCCGGTTTTCTCGCTTCGCTGCCGTTCGTCGCGGCGCTCGTCGGTGTGCTGTTCTCCGGGGTGTTCTCGGACTTCCTGCTCGAGAAGGGGGTGTCGCTCGGAATAGCCCGGAAGGGCCCGATCATCGTGGGTCTGCTCCTGACCGTCGCGATGATCGGCGCCAACTTCACCGACTCGACCGCGATGGTCATCGTGTTCCTGTCCATCGCGTTCTTCGGCAACGGTCTCGCGTCGATCACCTGGTCGCTCGTGTCGGCTCTCGCACCGGAACGCCTGCTCGGGCTCACCGGGGGAATGTTCAACTTCATCGGCAACCTGTCGTCGATCGCGACGCCGATCGTCATCGGGCTGCTCGTCACCGACGACAGTTTCGCGCCCGGATTCGTCTACATGACCGTGGTGACCGCGGTCGGGATCGCGTCCTACGTCTTCCTGGTCGGACGGGTGGAGCGGGTCCGGAGCTGA
- a CDS encoding neutral zinc metallopeptidase, which produces MGVLAVTAVVLSGCARSVDGEAASIYDDPFKVAGLDATSGPSGARKGVPDADLPVTGTDGGEIDTMVANAVSDIEDYWSTEFPVLFQRNFEPVEELISWDPRDTAGPRFCGDSTKELLNAGYCTTDHTIGWDRALLLPEVVEKFGVVAAVFVLAHEYGHAVQTKAGIAEEDVGGGIVREQQADCLAGAFMRHIAEDKAPHFTLNTSDGLNKVLASAVAIGDTDPNDPDNVHGSAFERVTATQIGFTDGPAPCTRIDEKEIDSRRADLPQRFADESDDGELPVTEESLESFFTSFQQIFDLDDPPTLQLDGADLDCPDADATEPVSYCPATNTIGVSVDALAERGTPGHLGRRELFPTNLTGDYNAYVLLASRYTLALQRDRGDDLHSPQTALRAACLSGVITTALSPDNPATLEAGSVWLSPGDLDEAVSGLLTDGLAASDVNGETVPSGFSRVDAFRTGVLGGEQACEGRYR; this is translated from the coding sequence ATGGGCGTGCTGGCCGTGACCGCGGTCGTCCTGTCGGGATGCGCCCGTTCCGTCGACGGCGAAGCGGCGTCCATCTACGACGACCCCTTCAAGGTCGCGGGACTGGATGCGACGTCGGGGCCGAGCGGTGCCCGCAAGGGCGTGCCCGACGCCGATCTCCCGGTCACCGGCACCGACGGCGGCGAGATCGACACGATGGTCGCCAACGCGGTCAGCGACATCGAGGATTACTGGAGCACGGAATTTCCGGTTCTGTTCCAGCGCAATTTCGAACCGGTCGAGGAACTGATCTCCTGGGATCCCCGCGACACCGCCGGCCCGCGGTTCTGCGGAGACAGCACCAAGGAACTCCTCAACGCCGGCTATTGCACCACCGACCACACGATCGGCTGGGACCGGGCGCTGCTGCTGCCGGAGGTCGTGGAGAAGTTCGGCGTCGTCGCCGCCGTGTTCGTCCTGGCCCACGAGTACGGCCACGCCGTCCAGACGAAGGCGGGAATCGCCGAGGAGGACGTGGGCGGTGGCATCGTGCGGGAACAGCAGGCCGACTGCCTCGCGGGGGCGTTCATGCGGCACATCGCGGAGGACAAGGCACCCCATTTCACGCTCAATACGTCGGACGGGCTGAACAAGGTGCTCGCGTCGGCGGTGGCCATCGGCGACACCGACCCGAACGACCCCGACAACGTGCACGGTTCGGCGTTCGAGCGAGTCACCGCAACACAGATCGGGTTCACGGACGGTCCGGCGCCGTGCACGCGGATCGACGAGAAGGAGATCGACTCGCGGCGCGCGGATCTGCCGCAGCGATTCGCCGACGAATCCGACGACGGCGAACTGCCCGTCACCGAGGAGTCACTCGAGTCGTTCTTCACGTCGTTCCAGCAGATCTTCGATCTCGACGATCCCCCGACGCTGCAACTCGACGGAGCCGACCTCGACTGCCCGGACGCCGACGCCACCGAACCGGTGTCGTACTGCCCGGCCACCAACACGATCGGTGTCAGCGTCGACGCCCTCGCCGAACGCGGCACACCGGGCCACCTGGGCAGGCGTGAACTCTTCCCGACCAACCTCACCGGCGACTACAACGCGTACGTCCTGCTCGCCTCCCGGTACACCCTGGCATTGCAACGGGACCGGGGCGACGATCTGCATTCACCGCAGACCGCGCTCCGCGCCGCCTGCCTGTCCGGCGTCATCACCACCGCGCTGAGTCCGGACAATCCCGCCACCCTGGAGGCGGGCAGCGTGTGGCTGTCCCCCGGCGACCTCGACGAGGCCGTGTCGGGACTGCTGACGGACGGACTTGCCGCCAGTGATGTCAACGGGGAGACGGTGCCGAGCGGATTCTCCCGGGTCGACGCGTTCCGCACCGGGGTGCTCGGTGGCGAACAGGCCTGCGAGGGCCGGTACCGCTGA
- the glgB gene encoding 1,4-alpha-glucan branching protein GlgB, which translates to MTVEPPAAIAPDAADLDLLARGEHHDPHSILGAHPHPEGTVIRALRPYAEAVDAVIGGTSFSLEHLAHGVWGTLVPYRDLMDYRLSTTWPGGHNDVSADGYRFLPTLGELDLHLFGEGRHERLWEILGAHRRRYDTPDGTVIGTSFAVWAPNARGVSVIGDFDGWSGRNFPMRVLGSTGVWELFIPGIEVGELYKFRVHGPDGSVRDKADPMAFATEVPPATASRVSVSTYEWNDAEWLEQRAATEPAQSPMSVYEVHLGSWRPGLNYREMAEQLAAHVTETGFTHVELLPVAEHPFGGSWGYQVTSYYAPTARFGSPDDFRWFVDHLHAAGIGVIVDWVPAHFPKDEWALARFDGTPLYEHSDPQRGEQLDWGTYVFDFGRREVRNFLVANALYWLDEFHVDGLRVDAVASMLYLDYSRPEGGWTPNIHGGRENLEAVAFLQETNATVHKKHRGVVTVAEESTAWPGVTRATNVGGLGFNMKWNMGWMHDTLGFLAHDPVHRSYHHHEITFSLMYAWSENYVLPISHDEVVHGKGTLWTRMPGNDHAKAAGVRALLAYMWSHPGKQLLFMGQEFGQTAEWSEERGLDWHQIDDPYTGGFHRGLLRLVHDLNATYREHPSLWTLDTSPGGFSWIDANDTANNVLSFLRYGTDGSILACLFNFSGSPHANYRVGLPELGEWREILNTDAEAYAGSGWGNLGAVTATSQPWHGRPASAEVALPANGAIWMSLER; encoded by the coding sequence GTGACCGTCGAACCGCCTGCCGCCATCGCACCCGACGCCGCCGACCTCGACCTGCTGGCCCGCGGGGAGCACCACGACCCCCACTCGATCCTCGGGGCGCACCCGCACCCCGAGGGCACGGTCATCCGCGCACTGCGGCCGTACGCCGAGGCCGTCGACGCCGTCATCGGGGGAACGAGCTTCTCGCTGGAACATCTCGCGCACGGGGTGTGGGGAACCCTCGTCCCGTACCGGGACCTGATGGACTACCGGCTGTCGACGACGTGGCCGGGTGGTCACAACGACGTCTCCGCCGACGGGTACCGGTTCCTGCCCACCCTCGGCGAGCTCGACCTGCACCTGTTCGGCGAGGGCAGGCACGAGCGACTGTGGGAGATCCTCGGCGCACACCGCCGTCGCTACGACACCCCCGACGGCACCGTCATCGGCACGTCGTTCGCCGTGTGGGCTCCCAATGCCCGCGGGGTGAGTGTGATCGGCGATTTCGACGGGTGGAGTGGCCGCAACTTCCCGATGCGCGTGCTCGGATCGACCGGGGTGTGGGAACTGTTCATCCCCGGCATCGAGGTCGGCGAGTTGTACAAGTTCCGGGTTCACGGGCCCGACGGCAGTGTGCGCGACAAGGCCGATCCGATGGCCTTCGCGACCGAGGTGCCGCCCGCGACGGCGTCGCGGGTGTCGGTCAGCACGTACGAATGGAACGACGCCGAGTGGCTGGAGCAGCGCGCAGCGACCGAACCCGCGCAGTCCCCGATGAGCGTGTACGAGGTGCATCTCGGTTCGTGGCGTCCCGGGCTGAACTACCGCGAGATGGCCGAACAACTCGCCGCCCACGTCACGGAGACGGGTTTCACGCACGTCGAGTTGCTTCCGGTCGCCGAGCACCCGTTCGGCGGGTCGTGGGGTTACCAGGTCACGTCGTACTACGCGCCCACCGCGCGGTTCGGCTCCCCCGACGACTTCCGGTGGTTCGTCGACCACCTGCACGCAGCCGGGATCGGGGTGATCGTCGACTGGGTCCCTGCCCACTTCCCCAAGGACGAATGGGCCCTGGCCCGTTTCGACGGCACACCGCTCTACGAACACAGCGACCCTCAGCGCGGCGAGCAACTCGACTGGGGAACGTACGTGTTCGATTTCGGGCGGCGGGAGGTCCGCAACTTCCTGGTGGCCAACGCGCTGTACTGGCTGGACGAGTTCCATGTGGACGGCCTGCGCGTCGACGCGGTCGCCTCGATGCTGTATCTCGACTATTCACGGCCCGAAGGCGGGTGGACGCCGAACATCCACGGCGGCCGGGAGAACCTCGAGGCCGTCGCATTCCTGCAGGAGACCAATGCCACGGTCCACAAGAAGCACCGCGGCGTGGTCACCGTCGCCGAGGAGTCGACGGCGTGGCCGGGGGTCACGCGCGCGACCAACGTCGGCGGTCTCGGTTTCAACATGAAATGGAACATGGGGTGGATGCACGACACCCTCGGATTCCTGGCACACGACCCCGTCCACCGCAGCTATCACCATCACGAGATCACGTTCTCCCTGATGTACGCGTGGAGCGAGAACTATGTGCTGCCCATCAGCCACGACGAGGTGGTGCACGGCAAGGGCACACTGTGGACGCGGATGCCGGGAAACGACCACGCGAAGGCCGCCGGGGTCCGGGCCCTGCTGGCGTACATGTGGTCCCACCCGGGCAAGCAACTGCTGTTCATGGGTCAGGAGTTCGGACAGACCGCGGAATGGTCCGAGGAGCGGGGACTCGACTGGCACCAAATCGACGACCCGTACACCGGCGGCTTCCATCGCGGTCTGCTCCGTCTCGTCCACGACCTCAACGCCACCTACCGCGAGCACCCGTCGTTGTGGACTCTCGACACCTCGCCGGGCGGGTTCTCCTGGATCGACGCCAACGACACCGCCAACAACGTTCTGAGCTTCCTGCGCTACGGCACCGACGGGTCGATCCTGGCCTGCCTGTTCAATTTCTCGGGTTCCCCGCACGCGAATTATCGTGTGGGCTTGCCAGAACTGGGCGAATGGCGTGAAATTCTCAACACCGACGCCGAGGCCTATGCGGGATCGGGTTGGGGAAATCTCGGTGCGGTGACGGCGACTTCGCAGCCGTGGCACGGCCGTCCCGCCTCGGCAGAGGTGGCACTGCCCGCCAACGGGGCGATCTGGATGAGTCTGGAGCGTTGA
- a CDS encoding maltotransferase domain-containing protein, translated as MTGRLGIDDVEPNIGCGRYPAKAVVGEVFPVRATVWREGHDAVAATLAVRGPRSAASGGSATFRIPMTGGPMPDTVDGSFTPTGEGLWTFRIEAWSDPVTTWKHAVEAKLSVGQGAAELANDLEIGARLFERAAKGVPRADRSRLTGVAASLRSDRHLSERVAPAFGSDVTELLRAHPLRDLVTKSEPHTVLVDRTRALFGSWYEFFPRSTGGWDENGRPRHGTFATAAAALPRIASMGFDVVYLPPIHPVGKINRKGPNNTLTPAPEDVGSPWAIGSDEGGHDAIHPQLGTMRDFKAFVAAAGKLHMEVAIDLALQAAPDHPWAKKHPEWFTVLPDGTIAYAENPPKKYQDIYPVNFDDDRDGIYAEVLRVVRHWVAAGVKIFRVDNPHTKPPDFWEWLIAEVKKSDPDVLFLSEAFTRPARLYGLARRGFTQSYTYFTWRTAKWELIEFGKEIAAKADEARPNLFVNTPDILHESLQNGGPGMFALRAALAATLSPTWGVYSGYELYEHVPVRPGSEEYLDSEKYQLRPRDFEGAAARGESLEPWITALNRIRRQHPALQQLRNIHFHHVDNDALIAYSKFDPTTGDAVLTVINLNPYGAEQGNVWLDMPALGRDWHDHLTVLDEVTGEQYHWGQANFVRLEPWRSVAHILALPSIPYPARTKLAYRGGTE; from the coding sequence GTGACAGGTCGACTCGGTATCGACGACGTGGAACCGAACATCGGGTGCGGTCGGTATCCCGCCAAGGCCGTTGTGGGTGAGGTGTTTCCCGTCCGGGCAACCGTGTGGCGCGAAGGTCACGACGCCGTGGCCGCCACGCTCGCGGTACGGGGTCCGCGCAGCGCCGCATCCGGTGGCTCCGCGACGTTCCGTATCCCCATGACCGGCGGTCCGATGCCCGATACCGTCGACGGCTCCTTCACACCTACCGGCGAAGGCCTCTGGACGTTCCGGATCGAGGCGTGGAGCGATCCGGTCACCACGTGGAAACACGCGGTCGAGGCCAAGCTGTCGGTAGGTCAGGGTGCGGCGGAACTGGCCAACGACCTCGAGATCGGTGCGCGGCTGTTCGAGCGTGCCGCGAAGGGCGTCCCGCGCGCCGACCGCTCCCGGCTGACCGGAGTCGCGGCGTCGCTGCGTTCCGACCGCCACCTGTCCGAACGGGTGGCGCCGGCATTCGGGTCGGACGTCACCGAACTGCTGCGTGCGCATCCGCTGCGCGACCTCGTCACGAAGAGCGAACCGCACACGGTGCTCGTCGACCGCACCCGCGCGCTGTTCGGCTCGTGGTACGAGTTCTTCCCGCGCTCCACCGGCGGCTGGGACGAGAACGGACGGCCCCGCCACGGCACGTTCGCCACCGCCGCGGCCGCGCTCCCCCGGATCGCGTCGATGGGATTCGACGTCGTCTACCTCCCGCCCATCCATCCGGTGGGCAAGATCAACCGGAAGGGCCCCAACAACACGCTGACCCCGGCGCCCGAGGACGTCGGTTCGCCGTGGGCCATCGGCTCGGACGAGGGCGGCCACGACGCCATCCATCCGCAGCTCGGGACGATGCGCGATTTCAAGGCCTTTGTCGCCGCCGCCGGGAAGTTGCACATGGAGGTGGCCATCGACCTGGCGCTGCAGGCCGCACCGGACCATCCGTGGGCGAAAAAGCACCCCGAATGGTTCACCGTGCTTCCCGACGGCACCATCGCCTACGCCGAGAATCCGCCGAAGAAGTACCAGGACATCTATCCGGTCAACTTCGACGACGACCGGGACGGCATCTACGCGGAGGTGCTGCGGGTGGTGCGGCACTGGGTGGCGGCGGGCGTCAAGATCTTCCGGGTCGACAACCCGCACACCAAGCCGCCGGACTTCTGGGAGTGGCTGATCGCGGAGGTCAAGAAGTCGGATCCGGACGTCCTGTTCCTGTCCGAGGCCTTCACCCGTCCCGCGCGGTTGTACGGTCTCGCCCGGCGCGGGTTCACGCAGTCGTACACGTATTTCACGTGGCGCACAGCCAAGTGGGAGCTGATTGAGTTCGGCAAGGAGATCGCGGCGAAGGCCGACGAGGCGCGCCCCAACCTCTTCGTCAACACCCCGGACATCCTGCACGAGAGCCTGCAGAACGGCGGTCCGGGCATGTTCGCGCTGCGCGCCGCGCTGGCGGCGACGCTGTCTCCCACGTGGGGGGTGTATTCGGGGTACGAACTGTACGAACATGTTCCGGTGCGACCGGGAAGTGAGGAGTACCTCGACTCGGAGAAGTATCAGTTACGTCCCCGCGATTTCGAAGGGGCGGCCGCACGCGGCGAGTCCCTCGAACCGTGGATCACCGCGCTCAACCGGATCCGCAGGCAGCATCCGGCGTTGCAGCAGCTGCGCAACATCCATTTCCATCACGTCGACAACGACGCCCTGATCGCCTATTCCAAATTCGACCCCACCACCGGGGATGCGGTGCTGACGGTGATCAACCTCAACCCGTACGGCGCCGAGCAGGGCAACGTGTGGCTCGACATGCCTGCGCTCGGGCGCGACTGGCACGATCACCTGACCGTGCTCGACGAGGTCACCGGCGAGCAGTACCACTGGGGCCAGGCCAACTTCGTGCGCCTCGAACCGTGGCGCTCCGTGGCCCATATCCTGGCATTACCGTCGATCCCCTATCCGGCCAGAACGAAGCTGGCCTACCGCGGAGGTACAGAGTGA